Proteins co-encoded in one Coleofasciculus sp. FACHB-1120 genomic window:
- a CDS encoding HlyD family efflux transporter periplasmic adaptor subunit, whose translation MPNISTQDPGSQNGHYRTDKEQSEELLTSNNSNKTVLPTQTNSSESLSDDWSSLTKELIDTLPRVWTRGLLYFLVIFAGIVLPWAMLSKVDETGSARGRLEPQGKVFKVDAPVAGTVAQVLVKEGQLVKDKQPLLELESEEIKSELQQAQTKLEGQQNRLAQLELMKNQLLLGVRAQQQQNQAQELEKQAQVEQARQNLDSLRNTYNLQKEEKLAQVDQARQNLEYSQTASNLADIRLTKAQREVQRYRQLREQDVVAEIKVVEQEDLAQERQGLQEQAQSDVKQAKLRKEEQQSSYQKIIHQAQSDIEQAKLRLQEQQKSYQSLIHSGEIAVLKSEEQLKELQTQITALKAEIQGSKSQIQSWVFQLGQRVLRAPVSGTIFQLPIQRTGAVVQPSTLIAEIAPKSASLILRAQMATSESGTLREGMAVKMKFDAYPFQDYGVVEGKVSQISPTSKVTETAQGAIAMFDLEIELKQTCIQTSSGCTALVPGQTATAEVIVRQRRIIDFILDPFKKLQKGGLEL comes from the coding sequence ATGCCAAACATATCTACACAAGATCCGGGGAGTCAGAATGGTCACTATCGTACTGATAAAGAACAGTCTGAAGAGCTTCTGACCTCTAACAACTCTAATAAAACAGTACTGCCGACTCAGACAAACTCATCTGAATCTCTTAGTGATGATTGGTCTTCTTTGACCAAGGAATTGATTGATACCTTACCGCGAGTTTGGACGCGGGGGTTGCTGTATTTCTTAGTAATATTTGCTGGTATTGTGCTACCTTGGGCAATGCTATCCAAGGTTGATGAGACAGGTAGTGCCAGAGGGCGACTTGAGCCTCAGGGTAAAGTTTTCAAAGTCGATGCACCAGTCGCTGGGACAGTCGCTCAGGTTTTAGTCAAGGAAGGTCAATTGGTAAAGGACAAACAGCCTTTACTGGAACTCGAATCAGAGGAAATTAAGAGCGAACTCCAGCAAGCTCAGACGAAATTGGAAGGTCAACAAAATCGGCTAGCGCAGTTGGAGTTGATGAAAAACCAATTGCTCCTGGGAGTCCGTGCCCAACAGCAACAGAACCAGGCTCAAGAATTGGAAAAACAGGCTCAAGTCGAGCAGGCGCGGCAGAACCTGGACTCTCTCAGGAATACCTACAACTTACAAAAAGAGGAAAAACTTGCTCAAGTTGATCAGGCACGGCAAAACCTTGAGTATAGCCAGACTGCCTCAAATTTAGCAGACATTCGTTTGACTAAGGCACAAAGAGAAGTCCAACGCTATCGCCAACTTCGGGAGCAGGATGTTGTTGCAGAAATTAAGGTTGTTGAACAGGAAGATTTGGCTCAAGAAAGACAAGGGTTGCAGGAGCAAGCTCAGTCGGATGTCAAGCAAGCCAAGCTGAGGAAGGAAGAGCAACAAAGCAGCTATCAGAAGATTATTCATCAAGCTCAGTCCGATATCGAGCAAGCCAAACTTCGTCTACAAGAGCAGCAAAAAAGCTATCAGAGCTTGATTCATTCCGGGGAAATAGCTGTGCTTAAAAGTGAAGAACAGCTCAAGGAACTGCAAACACAAATTACCGCCCTTAAAGCAGAAATTCAAGGGAGCAAAAGTCAGATTCAATCTTGGGTATTTCAGTTAGGGCAACGAGTGTTACGTGCCCCAGTAAGTGGCACGATTTTTCAGTTGCCTATCCAACGGACTGGCGCTGTAGTACAACCGAGTACGTTAATAGCTGAGATTGCACCAAAGAGTGCTTCCCTTATACTTCGGGCACAGATGGCTACTTCTGAAAGTGGGACTCTCCGTGAGGGGATGGCTGTCAAGATGAAGTTTGATGCTTATCCGTTCCAAGACTACGGGGTAGTAGAAGGAAAGGTGAGCCAGATTTCACCCACTTCTAAGGTGACGGAAACAGCTCAGGGTGCGATCGCTATGTTTGACCTAGAAATCGAGCTGAAACAGACTTGTATCCAAACCTCCAGTGGTTGTACCGCTTTAGTCCCTGGACAGACAGCAACGGCTGAGGTGATTGTTCGGCAGCGTCGCATTATTGACTTCATTCTTGACCCGTTTAAGAAGTTGCAAAAGGGAGGTTTAGAACTATAG
- a CDS encoding aldo/keto reductase, whose product MILSSEISPIANKFPESDLAFYRKLGRTDLTVSCLGLGGGGSISSADTLYAFEQGINYFFYSSDLHHYIYSSISDALRKLCGRKSSVREKVVLATVTYIKSPEMALAALLDQFMELGIDYIDVLFWGWIGANDGAILDNCLQLSPDLRDSNSVYQRTIERMLGTSERLKKMGAVRYIGASFHDVNLARKWSNSPLLDVVMVRHNVAHRSAQSQLFNHLDVHDLQRPGIITFKSTGSHSGALWDAPPSLPEGCWQPSVPDFYRYSLSQNCVDVCLMGLQQRWEIDAAISAIQKGKLTAKEIDYLNLYGDLHLRKLQVEDIPDEKLLCHI is encoded by the coding sequence ATAATCTTATCCAGCGAAATCAGCCCTATTGCCAATAAATTCCCAGAGTCCGATTTGGCGTTTTACCGCAAACTAGGGCGGACTGATTTAACTGTTAGTTGTCTTGGATTAGGGGGCGGTGGCAGCATTTCTAGTGCGGATACCCTCTACGCTTTCGAGCAGGGTATTAACTACTTTTTCTATTCTAGTGATTTGCACCACTATATCTATAGTTCTATCTCTGATGCCCTGCGTAAATTATGTGGGCGAAAATCATCGGTGCGCGAGAAAGTGGTGTTGGCAACAGTGACTTATATCAAGAGTCCTGAGATGGCACTTGCTGCTTTATTAGATCAGTTTATGGAACTAGGGATTGACTACATTGATGTATTGTTTTGGGGCTGGATTGGTGCCAATGATGGAGCGATTTTAGACAATTGCTTGCAGCTTTCCCCCGATTTGAGGGACTCCAATTCCGTTTATCAGCGCACCATTGAAAGAATGCTTGGCACCTCAGAGCGACTCAAAAAAATGGGAGCGGTTCGTTATATTGGTGCTTCTTTCCACGATGTAAATCTAGCAAGGAAGTGGTCTAATAGCCCACTGTTGGATGTGGTGATGGTTCGTCATAATGTTGCTCATCGGTCTGCCCAGAGTCAACTGTTCAATCATTTAGATGTCCATGACCTGCAACGACCGGGCATCATTACCTTTAAGTCTACTGGTTCTCATTCAGGAGCGCTCTGGGATGCTCCCCCCAGTCTGCCAGAGGGGTGTTGGCAACCTTCGGTGCCGGATTTTTACCGCTACTCTTTAAGCCAAAACTGTGTGGATGTCTGCTTAATGGGTTTACAACAACGGTGGGAGATTGATGCCGCGATCTCAGCTATCCAAAAGGGCAAATTAACGGCTAAAGAAATTGATTATCTAAATCTTTATGGCGATTTACACCTCCGGAAACTCCAAGTTGAAGATATACCAGATGAAAAATTACTTTGCCATATCTAA
- a CDS encoding CopG family transcriptional regulator yields MTKKRLPLNNDDNLAKQFVYGEPITPPLKPNKPQEVEPPPKEATIRLTVDLAESMHRKLSILAARTGKKKAEIVRMLLHEALQDVED; encoded by the coding sequence ATGACCAAAAAACGCTTGCCTCTAAACAATGACGATAACCTCGCTAAGCAATTTGTTTACGGAGAACCAATCACTCCCCCACTTAAACCAAATAAACCTCAAGAAGTTGAACCTCCACCCAAGGAAGCTACAATCAGGCTCACGGTAGACCTAGCCGAATCCATGCACAGAAAGTTATCAATTCTGGCAGCGCGAACTGGGAAGAAGAAAGCCGAAATCGTCAGAATGCTTTTACATGAAGCACTGCAAGATGTAGAAGATTAA
- a CDS encoding peptidylprolyl isomerase, with product MSQVITITNEDILQQVKLSRKITELVEQIVKRKIITAAATEAGITVDTEELQETANKFRLINKLLSADETWTWLEKQGLSLDDFEEIVYYAVIYNKLSVHSFADKVEPYFYEYQLDYASAVIYEVVLDDEDLAMELFYAIAEKEMSFHDVAQQYIQDVELRRKGGYRGMVQRKEMKPEISAAVFVAKPPQILKPIVTSKGVHLIWVEEIIQPELDEKMRYQIIFNLFNEWLNIKVIEINTIINFDDKL from the coding sequence ATGTCCCAAGTAATTACGATTACCAACGAAGATATTTTACAGCAGGTGAAGCTATCCCGTAAAATTACTGAACTAGTTGAGCAGATTGTTAAGCGTAAGATTATTACGGCTGCGGCTACTGAAGCTGGCATAACAGTAGATACGGAGGAGCTTCAAGAAACTGCCAATAAATTTCGATTAATCAATAAACTTTTAAGCGCTGATGAAACTTGGACGTGGTTGGAAAAACAAGGTTTATCTTTAGATGATTTTGAAGAGATTGTTTATTACGCTGTCATTTATAATAAGCTATCTGTCCATTCATTTGCAGATAAGGTTGAACCTTACTTTTATGAGTATCAGTTAGATTATGCCAGTGCAGTGATTTACGAGGTGGTGCTGGATGATGAAGATTTAGCGATGGAGTTATTCTATGCAATCGCTGAAAAGGAGATGAGTTTTCATGATGTTGCTCAGCAATACATTCAGGATGTGGAGTTGCGACGAAAAGGAGGATATCGAGGGATGGTGCAACGTAAGGAGATGAAGCCTGAAATTTCTGCTGCTGTCTTTGTGGCTAAACCACCGCAGATACTTAAGCCTATTGTGACTAGTAAGGGAGTACACTTGATTTGGGTTGAGGAAATTATTCAGCCTGAATTAGATGAAAAGATGCGTTATCAAATCATTTTTAATTTATTTAATGAATGGTTAAATATAAAAGTTATAGAAATTAATACTATTATAAACTTTGATGATAAGTTATAG
- a CDS encoding AAA family ATPase, with the protein MIVISFVNEKGGSTKSTSALHFAYWLATKKKKKIQVVDGDPQRSLSRWFASMESPIPVPALISPDDLLEQILVLAESVDFLVVDGAGSLAESTRAILFRTDLAVIPCQPSKLDLDAAADTVRLIKQAQSVRGGLPKAAVFLSRAQKNTRLKTEAVSLLEKIPDLISLKTIIHQRQSTADAFGQSATVWDLPVPGAVAATGEFEQLFKEILRLVP; encoded by the coding sequence ATGATCGTCATCTCTTTCGTCAATGAGAAAGGGGGCAGCACGAAATCCACGTCTGCTCTGCATTTCGCCTACTGGCTAGCTACCAAAAAAAAGAAAAAAATACAGGTGGTTGACGGCGACCCACAGCGCTCCCTCTCCAGATGGTTCGCCTCTATGGAAAGTCCAATCCCTGTGCCTGCCCTAATAAGTCCTGACGATCTACTTGAACAAATTCTAGTTTTGGCTGAATCCGTTGATTTCCTGGTAGTTGATGGAGCAGGCAGTCTAGCTGAATCGACCAGAGCGATTCTATTTCGCACTGACTTGGCTGTAATCCCCTGCCAACCCAGTAAGTTAGACCTGGATGCCGCAGCCGACACTGTGAGGTTGATTAAACAAGCTCAGTCAGTTCGTGGCGGATTACCAAAGGCAGCAGTATTTCTCAGTCGCGCTCAGAAAAATACTCGATTGAAAACTGAGGCGGTCTCTCTACTTGAAAAGATCCCGGATTTAATATCCCTGAAAACAATCATCCACCAACGGCAATCAACCGCCGATGCCTTTGGTCAATCAGCGACTGTGTGGGACTTACCTGTCCCCGGAGCGGTCGCAGCAACCGGAGAATTTGAGCAACTATTCAAAGAAATTCTAAGGCTGGTGCCATGA
- a CDS encoding peptidase domain-containing ABC transporter, giving the protein MVQNSSAFSKQQLGQQLAQTLGQTLSEPELSNCFKHIEILEPTAGKRFWQTADATVGIYIILAGKVRLLDSTDNLIASVGAGASFGELTLFPEEQFQPYAARASVKLRLCYIPGDVLRSLIRKYPSIGEHLHTCAVIRDSLLTGANATQSTENQRVTAFASKSEAVVFSQLPVERKPQSKISRAYFPNPTVKVGQLWRRVTRRYPFFAQQSASDCGAACLVMVGRYWGKRFSVNRLRDIANVDRNGASLRGLAAAAESIGFTTRPVKASLNKLAEQSLPAIIHWEGKHYIVVYEVTRDLVIVADPAIGQRTLTHAQFKAGWTGYTLLLQPTALLKDAKEASTPFWQFFELVKPHQVVLLEVLIASILIQIFGLITPLFTQLLLDRVVVQRSNLTLTAVGLGLLIFGLFRVALTGLRQYLLDHTANRVDLALIVGFISHTFRLPLSFFESRYVGDIISRIQENRKIQRFLTGEALSIVLDLLTVFIYVGLMFWYSWKMALLTLVIVPPFVLLALIATPFLQRVSREIFSAYTEETGYLIQSLTGIRTVKSMAVEQTVRWHWEDLFGKSVKKSFSGQVIGNTLQTFSLTIETVVTTALLWFGAWLVIQNELTIGQLVAFNMLLGTVIRPFQRLIMLWNDLQEVIIAVERINDVIDAEPEEDLQHQSRQFLPPIRGHIRFEQVTFRYHPESDVNTLENVSFEVQPGHMVALVGRSGSGKTTISKLVLGLYPPTEGKILIDGYDVTSLSLRSLRQQIGVVDQDTFLFGGTVRENITVGHPEATLEDVIEAAKQAGAHQFIKELPMGYETQIGEGGGMLSGGQRQRLAIARALLGNPRLLILDEATSSLDAESERIIQTNLNTILTDRTTLVIAHRLSTVRNADRILVLDKGILIESGTHDELMAKRGHYFYLNQQQLTITG; this is encoded by the coding sequence ATGGTTCAGAATTCATCAGCCTTTTCAAAGCAACAGCTAGGTCAACAGCTCGCCCAAACCTTGGGACAAACTCTTTCAGAACCGGAACTCTCAAACTGCTTCAAGCACATTGAAATTCTAGAGCCAACGGCAGGCAAACGGTTTTGGCAGACAGCAGACGCGACGGTGGGAATTTATATAATTCTGGCGGGTAAAGTCAGACTGCTCGATAGTACTGATAATTTAATCGCTTCAGTAGGGGCAGGGGCTTCATTTGGTGAACTAACTCTGTTTCCAGAGGAGCAATTTCAGCCTTATGCTGCTAGAGCTTCAGTAAAGTTGAGGCTTTGCTATATTCCTGGTGATGTTTTGCGATCGCTAATCCGCAAGTATCCCTCCATAGGAGAGCATCTTCACACCTGTGCAGTAATCCGAGATTCACTGCTGACGGGTGCAAACGCTACCCAATCTACTGAAAACCAAAGAGTTACAGCATTTGCCAGTAAGTCTGAGGCTGTTGTATTTTCTCAACTCCCTGTTGAGCGAAAACCCCAGTCAAAAATTAGTAGGGCTTACTTCCCCAACCCAACAGTAAAAGTGGGTCAGTTGTGGCGGCGAGTGACCCGGCGCTATCCGTTCTTTGCCCAGCAAAGTGCATCTGACTGCGGTGCAGCTTGCTTAGTGATGGTTGGTCGCTACTGGGGTAAGCGTTTTAGTGTCAATCGGCTGCGGGACATTGCCAATGTTGACCGCAATGGTGCATCCCTGCGAGGACTAGCAGCAGCAGCAGAAAGCATTGGGTTTACAACCCGTCCCGTGAAAGCAAGCCTTAACAAACTTGCAGAACAAAGCCTACCTGCTATTATCCATTGGGAAGGGAAGCACTACATCGTAGTCTATGAGGTAACACGCGATCTCGTTATCGTTGCCGACCCTGCCATCGGTCAGCGTACCCTGACTCATGCACAATTTAAAGCGGGTTGGACTGGCTATACGTTGTTACTTCAGCCCACAGCCCTGCTCAAGGATGCTAAGGAGGCTAGCACCCCCTTCTGGCAATTCTTTGAACTGGTGAAACCCCACCAGGTCGTCTTGCTGGAAGTGTTGATTGCTTCTATTCTGATCCAAATCTTTGGACTGATTACGCCGCTGTTTACTCAGTTGCTGTTGGATCGTGTGGTAGTACAGCGCAGCAATCTGACTTTAACAGCCGTAGGGTTAGGGTTACTCATCTTTGGTTTGTTCCGAGTCGCCCTAACTGGACTGCGGCAGTACCTTCTGGATCACACAGCTAACCGAGTCGATCTAGCGCTGATTGTCGGTTTTATTAGCCATACCTTCCGGCTCCCCTTGAGCTTCTTCGAGTCCCGTTATGTGGGAGATATCATTTCCCGCATCCAAGAAAATCGTAAGATTCAGCGATTTCTCACGGGTGAAGCACTGTCAATTGTTCTTGACTTACTGACAGTATTCATCTACGTAGGATTGATGTTCTGGTATAGCTGGAAAATGGCACTGCTGACGTTGGTGATTGTGCCACCTTTTGTATTACTGGCGTTAATTGCTACACCTTTTTTGCAGCGTGTTTCGCGTGAGATTTTTAGTGCTTATACCGAAGAAACTGGGTACTTAATCCAATCCCTAACTGGCATCCGGACAGTCAAATCTATGGCGGTTGAGCAGACGGTACGGTGGCATTGGGAGGATCTGTTTGGCAAGTCGGTTAAAAAGTCCTTTTCCGGGCAGGTGATTGGCAATACGCTCCAGACTTTTAGCTTAACGATTGAAACGGTAGTAACTACAGCATTACTGTGGTTTGGAGCGTGGCTGGTGATTCAAAATGAACTCACGATTGGGCAATTAGTCGCTTTTAATATGTTGCTGGGCACTGTCATTCGTCCCTTCCAGCGGCTAATTATGTTGTGGAATGACTTGCAGGAAGTGATTATTGCCGTTGAGCGAATTAATGATGTGATTGACGCTGAACCAGAGGAAGATTTACAACACCAGTCTCGTCAATTCCTACCACCGATTCGCGGACACATTCGTTTCGAGCAAGTCACGTTTCGATACCACCCAGAAAGCGATGTCAATACGCTGGAAAATGTCAGTTTTGAAGTGCAGCCAGGGCACATGGTAGCGCTTGTTGGGCGTAGTGGTTCTGGAAAGACGACAATTTCCAAGCTGGTTTTGGGACTCTATCCTCCCACTGAAGGGAAAATTCTCATCGATGGCTACGATGTCACCAGTTTATCGCTGCGATCGCTTAGGCAACAAATTGGCGTAGTTGACCAGGATACGTTTCTGTTTGGCGGTACGGTTCGCGAGAACATTACTGTAGGTCATCCAGAAGCCACCCTGGAAGACGTGATTGAGGCAGCTAAACAGGCAGGAGCGCATCAGTTTATTAAGGAACTGCCGATGGGCTATGAAACGCAAATCGGTGAAGGGGGAGGAATGCTGTCTGGTGGACAACGACAGCGCCTTGCTATTGCCCGCGCTTTATTAGGAAATCCCCGACTGTTGATTTTAGATGAAGCCACCAGCAGTCTTGACGCTGAATCTGAACGGATTATTCAAACAAACCTCAACACTATTCTCACTGACAGGACAACGCTGGTAATTGCTCATCGCCTCTCAACTGTACGTAATGCTGACAGAATTCTGGTGCTAGACAAAGGCATCTTGATAGAAAGTGGAACCCATGATGAATTAATGGCAAAACGGGGCCACTACTTCTACCTCAACCAGCAACAACTTACCATAACAGGTTGA
- a CDS encoding helix-turn-helix domain-containing protein — MSHYQGKFDINNPDTPLGKCLTPFQRKLLQKSLQEDLPESYRQRINIMLLADEGKSQAEICQTLGCSPATARHWMHVAHAGMAHQWQDCPIGRPKAVNDQYLERLKELVNHSPRDYGYPFGRWTGQWLSKHLAKELGISVSDRNVNLLLKKMGLSTRPKSDSTPEITDLDSTKGSRITIGDLQFSSESELPWSLNFIKTSN, encoded by the coding sequence ATGTCACACTACCAAGGGAAATTTGACATCAACAACCCAGACACCCCTTTAGGTAAATGTTTAACCCCGTTTCAGCGCAAATTGCTGCAAAAAAGTCTGCAAGAGGATTTACCTGAGTCGTACCGCCAGCGTATCAACATCATGTTACTGGCAGATGAAGGGAAATCTCAAGCCGAAATTTGTCAAACCTTGGGGTGTTCTCCAGCAACCGCACGGCATTGGATGCACGTAGCCCATGCTGGAATGGCACACCAATGGCAGGATTGTCCGATTGGTCGCCCTAAGGCAGTGAATGACCAGTATTTAGAGCGGTTGAAAGAACTGGTGAACCATAGCCCTCGTGATTATGGATATCCATTTGGGCGTTGGACAGGGCAATGGTTAAGTAAGCATCTGGCGAAAGAACTGGGGATTTCGGTTAGCGATCGCAACGTTAACCTTTTGCTTAAAAAGATGGGGCTTTCCACTCGACCCAAATCCGATTCAACACCAGAAATAACAGATTTGGATAGCACTAAAGGTTCGCGCATCACAATTGGTGACCTGCAATTTTCCTCCGAGTCCGAACTCCCGTGGTCACTCAATTTCATCAAGACCAGCAACTAG
- a CDS encoding aminoglycoside phosphotransferase family protein — protein sequence MTFLLNSHNVFDYLVDRGFCTHSEQALSKVEPIAAKNFNLLVSLSNGRKLLVKQERHNQEGKAAAEFLNEWRIQEFLQQLSELGQIQSWIPVVLHFDAEHSIIIFSYLDEYRDLADFYGKENVFPTKVTHAIATILATVHRDTFNRQNYQDFFSSKSEHTTPDHMPNLIRSLERIGPEIFGQVPTDGLKFFALYQRYDSLGQAIRELTDTCKPCCLTHNDLKLNNILLHKDWEQAGDSIVRLIDWERSTWGDPAFDFGTLIASYLQLWLGSLVMSQSLTIEESLRLAAIPLEQLQPSIAALTSTYLDTFPEILEHRPDFLRRVVQFAGFALIQQIQAMIQYQKSFGNTGIAMLQVAKTLLCRPEQSMPTIFGAAAVQLTQLHAAAV from the coding sequence ATGACATTTTTGTTGAATTCTCATAACGTTTTTGATTATTTAGTTGATCGGGGTTTCTGCACTCATTCAGAGCAAGCTCTTAGCAAGGTTGAACCGATAGCTGCCAAAAACTTTAATTTGCTGGTGAGTTTATCAAACGGTCGGAAACTGCTGGTTAAGCAAGAACGGCACAATCAAGAGGGTAAGGCAGCAGCCGAGTTTTTGAACGAATGGCGAATTCAAGAGTTTTTACAGCAACTTTCCGAACTGGGTCAAATTCAATCCTGGATACCAGTGGTGCTACATTTTGACGCTGAGCATTCCATTATTATTTTTAGCTACCTGGATGAGTATCGGGATTTAGCGGATTTTTACGGGAAGGAGAATGTTTTTCCGACTAAAGTTACACATGCGATTGCTACCATCCTCGCCACCGTCCATCGCGATACATTCAACCGCCAAAACTATCAGGATTTTTTCTCTTCAAAATCTGAACATACAACCCCTGACCATATGCCTAACTTGATTCGGAGTTTGGAACGGATTGGACCGGAAATTTTTGGTCAAGTGCCCACAGATGGGCTAAAATTCTTTGCGCTCTATCAACGGTACGATAGCTTAGGGCAGGCAATAAGAGAACTTACTGATACTTGCAAACCCTGTTGCCTGACGCACAATGACCTGAAGTTGAATAATATCCTCCTGCACAAAGACTGGGAGCAAGCGGGTGACAGCATTGTACGGCTAATTGATTGGGAACGCTCCACATGGGGAGATCCTGCCTTTGATTTTGGAACACTCATTGCTAGCTACCTGCAACTCTGGCTAGGTAGCTTGGTTATGAGTCAGTCTCTCACGATCGAAGAATCTCTGCGCCTAGCCGCGATACCTCTCGAACAGCTTCAGCCTTCCATTGCTGCTCTGACTAGCACTTATCTCGATACCTTCCCGGAAATCTTAGAACATCGTCCTGATTTCTTGCGGCGAGTGGTGCAATTCGCTGGTTTTGCCTTGATTCAACAGATTCAGGCGATGATTCAGTATCAAAAATCTTTTGGCAATACGGGAATTGCTATGCTTCAGGTTGCCAAAACCTTGTTATGCCGTCCAGAACAATCCATGCCAACGATTTTTGGTGCTGCGGCTGTCCAATTAACTCAGCTTCATGCTGCTGCTGTTTAA